In a genomic window of Brassica rapa cultivar Chiifu-401-42 chromosome A10, CAAS_Brap_v3.01, whole genome shotgun sequence:
- the LOC103845446 gene encoding uncharacterized protein LOC103845446 isoform X2 yields MTPPLSPDLPPTMKPSAFLSVDSSSPSLSYTVLLSLSVDLLDGDKLVPLSRWPSGRKPNRKDFNGYGSSSRLKHEQMNESDPINEVVSSVKMLTEMFVRVEKSKMEMVREMEKTRMEMELKH; encoded by the exons ATGACTCCACCACTGTCTCCTGATCTTCCCCCGACGATGAAGCCGTCGGCGTTTCTCTCGGTGGACTCCTCGTCTCCGTCGCTCTCCTACACAGTGCTGTTGTCTCTCTCGGTGGATCTCCTCGACGGTGACAAACTTGTACCTCTCTCTCGGTGGCCGTCTGGGAGGAAACCAAATCGGAAG GACTTCAATGGTTATGGATCGTCTTCTAGGTTGAAGCACGAGCAGATGAATGAGTCTGACCCGATTAATGAAGTTGTGTCTTCGGTGAAGATGTTGACGGAGATGTTTGTGAGGGTGGAGAAGTCGAAGATGGAGATGGTGAGGGAGATGGAGAAGACGAGAATGGAGATGGAGCTGAAGCATTGA
- the LOC108868774 gene encoding disease resistance protein RPS5, with protein MGGFFSVPLSGDQVLKDVSHLSCFKASYINSLEENLAAMQRDMEELKARQTDVLRRVEREEETKSMQRLAEVNVWLKNVDNVSRQVSYLLSNRTTELQRLCSKKSRSNYGYGKRVSLMLKKVNDLNSKGVFEVVAEPATETSTKEKRLSRSRPDIVGRETILKRALSLLVSGETGSIGLYGVGGVGKSTILREISNKITARFEFVIWVVVSQHLPVKKIQEEIGRKLGFHGEEWNQKEESQKANDIHNFMKDRRFALLLDDVWAKVDLTKVGVPSPTKKNKSKIAFTTRSREVCVQMGVADPIEVQCLAENDAWDLFQMKVGGHASCSKIQETAREVAGRCHGLPLALNVLGETMSCKKKVRQWNDALRVLTSSPRVEFAEKEDEILPILKYSFDSLKVGKLKSCFQYCALFPAGSMLSKNSLIEYWEVEGCVGGFGSRYIAKNRGYENINTLVRAGLLMESDDSTKFVQMHDVVRKMALWVASDLGKNRERWVVEAGVGLRDMVPVQDWTGVRKMSLMNNEIEEISGGHECHQLTTLFLQQNSNLVRISGEFFQYMPMLVVLNMSFTELEELPEQISRLFALRYLNLSRTKIERLPDGLGKLKRLEHLNLETTKRLKSIYGLSNASSLGVLALLDSNVSLDASTIEELQRFERLERLNIDISSSSALKQLLSAPELAYWIEEVCIRDLQSDEACLVLPTTMMQLRKLIIKRCGVLEIDIGRASDDTFLIHPKLGSLSSVTITGCNGLKDLTWLLFVSKLTYLKLQCLDKVEEIISETGEQNAGGTKTPFEKLKRLELSNLPMLKSIYRNPLLFPCLKKIDVERCPKLRKLPLSSGSCLGGDELVISYSDDQWIERVQWEDKATEERFLLCCEKVIMPFSYPGDL; from the exons ATGGGAGGTTTTTTCTCTGTTCCCTTGTCTGGTGATCAAGTACTGAAAGATGTTTCTCACCTTTCATGCTTCAAAGCGAGTTACATTAATAGTCTTGAGGAGAATCTCGCAGCTATGCAGAGAGACATGGAAGAGCTCAAGGCAAGACAAACTGATGTGTTAAGAAGGGTCGAGAGGGAAGAGGAAACCAAAAGTATGCAACGGCTTGCAGAAGTCAACGTATGGCTTAAAAATGTTGATAACGTCAGTAGACAAGTCAGTTATCTGCTTAGCAATAGAACTACTGAACTTCAAAGGTTATGTTCAAAGAAATCAAGATCAAACTACGGTTATGGGAAAAGGGTGTCTTTGATGTTGAAAAAGGTCAATGATCTCAACTCTAAAGGAGTTTTTGAAGTTGTGGCTGAGCCGGCTACTGAAACGTCTACAAAGGAGAAGAGGCTCTCCAGATCCAGACCGGATATTGTTGGCCGGGAAACAATTCTCAAGAGGGCTTTGAGCCTCCTCGTGAGTGGTGAAACCGGGAGTATAGGTCTGTACGGAGTTGGTGGCGTAGGCAAATCAACTATTCTCCGAGAGATCAGCAACAAGATCACTGccagatttgagtttgtgatttggGTTGTTGTGTCTCAACATCTGCCTGTCAAGAAGATTCAAGAAGAGATTGGTAGGAAGCTAGGCTTTCATGGGGAGGAGTGGAACCAAAAAGAGGAAAGCCAGAAGGCCAATGATATACACAACTTCATGAAGGACAGGAGATTTGCGTTGTTACTGGATGATGTGTGGGCGAAAGTGGACTTAACGAAGGTAGGAGTCCCatcaccaacaaaaaaaaacaaaagcaaaataGCATTCACCACCCGCTCTCGAGAGGTGTGTGTGCAGATGGGGGTTGCTGACCCGATTGAAGTCCAGTGCCTTGCTGAGAATGATGCTTGGGACTTGTTTCAGATGAAAGTTGGAGGACACGCAAGCTGCTCGAAAATTCAGGAGACGGCAAGAGAAGTTGCTGGAAGATGTCATGGTCTACCACTGGCGCTGAATGTTCTTGGCGAGACCATGTCTTGCAAGAAGAAGGTGCGACAATGGAATGATGCACTACGCGTCCTGACTTCTTCACCTCGCGTAGAGTTTGCAGAAAAGGAAGATGAAATTCTCCCGATTCTCAAGTATAGCTTTGACAGTTTGAAAGTGGGAAAGTTGAAGTCATGCTTCCAGTACTGCGCTCTATTCCCTGCAGGTTCTATGTTGAGTAAAAATAGTTTGATAGAGTATTGGGAAGTCGAAGGATGTGTGGGTGGATTCGGAAGTCGTTATATAGCCAAGAACCGAGGTTATGAAAATATCAATACACTTGTTCGTGCTGGTTTGTTGATGGAGAGTGATGACAGTACCAAGTTTGTTCAAATGCACGACGTGGTTCGTAAAATGGCTTTGTGGGTGGCTTCTGATCTTGGGAAGAACAGAGAAAGATGGGTTGTGGAAGCCGGTGTTGGGTTACGTGATATGGTACCTGTTCAAGACTGGACCGGAGTGAGAAAGATGTCGCTGATGAATAATGAGATTGAAGAGATATCTGGCGGTCACGAGTGTCATCAACTTACGACTCTCTTTCTCCAACAAAACAGCAACTTGGTGCGTATCTCTGGTGAGTTCTTTCAGTATATGCCAATGCTAGTTGTTTTGAATATGTCCTTCACTGAGCTCGAGGAATTGCCGGAGCAGATATCACGTTTGTTCGCTTTGCGTTATCTCAACTTGTCACGGACAAAGATAGAGCGACTGCCAGATGGTTTAGGAAAGTTAAAACGTCTAGAACATCTCAACTTGGAAACGACCAAGAGACTCAAGAGCATTTATGGGTTATCAAATGCATCAAGTCTGGGGGTATTGGCACTCCTAGATTCAAACGTTTCGCTCGATGCTAGCACGATAGAGGAGCTGCAACGCTTCGAACGACTAGAAAGGTTAAACATAGACATATCCTCCAGTTCAGCTTTGAAGCAATTGCTTAGCGCTCCTGAGTTGGCATATTGGATTGAAGAGGTGTGTATTAGAGATCTTCAGAGTGACGAAGCATGTCTGGTTTTGCCAACAACAATGATGCAACTCCGTAAGCTCATCATAAAGAGGTGTGGTGTGTTGGAGATAGATATTGGGAGAGCATCAGACGACACGTTTCTGATACATCCAAAACTAGGGAGCCTCTCAAGTGTGACTATAACTGGCTGCAATGGACTTAAGGATCTGACGTGGTTGCTGTTTGTTTCAAAGCTTACCTACCTTAAGCTTCAGTGTTTAGATAAGGTGGAAGAAATCATAAGCGAGACGGGTGAGCAAAACGCAGGAGGCACAAAGACTCCGTTTGAAAAGCTTAAAAGGCTTGAATTGAGTAACTTACCGATGTTGAAGAGCATCTACAGGAATCCTCTGCTCTTTCCTTGTCTAAAGAAGATTGATGTAGAAAGGTGTCCAAAACTGAGAAAGCTTCCACTCAGTTCTGGAAGTTGCCTTGGTGGTGATGAACTTGTCATCAGTTACAGTGACGACCAATGGATAGAAAGAGTTCAATGGGAAGATAAAGCTACTGAAGAACGTTTCTTGCTTTGCTGTGAAAAG GTCATCATGCCCTTCTCCTACCCAGGAGATCTGTGA
- the LOC103845446 gene encoding uncharacterized protein LOC103845446 isoform X1 — protein MTPPLSPDLPPTMKPSAFLSVDSSSPSLSYTVLLSLSVDLLDGDKLVPLSRWPSGRKPNRKVKDFNGYGSSSRLKHEQMNESDPINEVVSSVKMLTEMFVRVEKSKMEMVREMEKTRMEMELKH, from the exons ATGACTCCACCACTGTCTCCTGATCTTCCCCCGACGATGAAGCCGTCGGCGTTTCTCTCGGTGGACTCCTCGTCTCCGTCGCTCTCCTACACAGTGCTGTTGTCTCTCTCGGTGGATCTCCTCGACGGTGACAAACTTGTACCTCTCTCTCGGTGGCCGTCTGGGAGGAAACCAAATCGGAAGGTAAAA GACTTCAATGGTTATGGATCGTCTTCTAGGTTGAAGCACGAGCAGATGAATGAGTCTGACCCGATTAATGAAGTTGTGTCTTCGGTGAAGATGTTGACGGAGATGTTTGTGAGGGTGGAGAAGTCGAAGATGGAGATGGTGAGGGAGATGGAGAAGACGAGAATGGAGATGGAGCTGAAGCATTGA
- the LOC103845448 gene encoding LOW QUALITY PROTEIN: L-type lectin-domain containing receptor kinase I.9-like (The sequence of the model RefSeq protein was modified relative to this genomic sequence to represent the inferred CDS: inserted 2 bases in 1 codon; deleted 2 bases in 1 codon; substituted 1 base at 1 genomic stop codon), producing MASWLLQILVISSLHLISLSSQQETRFVYENFRDQDNLYLDDSAKDLGPLRLTGGATYETGRAFYKKPIQFSSSGPLSFSTHFVCALVPRTGIEGGHGLTFLLSSSMDFPNARETRYLGAFNESTSGFPVLAVELDTIRNQEFGDIDNNHVGIDVNSPISVGIASASYYSDLKGKNESINLLSGKPIQVWVDYEGTVFNVSISPLQVQKPSRPLLSHPINLSEIFPNISQLFVGFSAATGNAVSAHYILWWSFSTNRESLPRLDISRLLDIRTSXSSYSTAPHKSLPPWIVVLVVCLGIVVLAVLARVYFHRRKKYSEVSETWEKEFDAHRFSYKSLYKATKGFRKDEFLGRGGFGEVYRGDLPQGREIAVKRVSHNGDEGLKQFLAEVVSMRYLKHRNLVPLFGYCRRKHELLLVSEYMPNRSLDEHLFDETKSVLSWSQRLVVVKGIASALWYLHTGADRVVXRDVKASNVMLDAEFNGRLGDFGMARFHEHGGNAATTAAVGTVGYMAPELVTTGASTGTDVYAFGVFMLEVACGRRPVEPQLQVERRHMIKWVCECWKKDALLDATDPRLGGEFIAEEVEMVMKLGLLCSNIVPESRPTMEQVVLYLNNNLPMPDFSPYTLGIGTFAPFMVDAASWSWSGPSMSSSSSNHSPYPCQPADQPWSETKNSLHVVAEPEKPKT from the exons ATGGCTAGTTGGCTGCTTCAGATCCTGGTTATCTCTTCTCTTCATCTGATTTCTCTATCAAGTCAACAAGAGACGAGGTTTGTCTATGAAAACTTTCGTGACCAAGATAATCTTTATCTAGATGATTCTGCAAAAGACCTTGGACCATTGCGGCTGACAGGCGGTGCAACGTATGAAACTGGTCGGGCTTTTTACAAGAAACCAATTCAGTTCAGTTCCTCTGGACCACTCTCCTTCTCAACTCATTTCGTGTGTGCTCTGGTGCCTAGAACAGGTATTGAAGGTGGCCATGGTCTTACCTTTTTATTATCTTCTTCTATGGATTTCCCTAACGCCCGAGAAACAAGATACTTGGGAGCTTTCAACGAATCAACAAGTGGATTTCCCGTTCTTGCTGTTGAGCTTGACACTATTCGGAACCAAGAGTTCGGTGATATTGATAACAATCACGTGGGGATTGATGTGAACAGTCCAATATCTGTGGGAATAGCTTCAGCATCTTACTATTCCGACTTGAAAGGGAAAAACGAAAGCATAAACCTGTTGAGTGGAAAGCCCATACAGGTCTGGGTGGATTATGAAGGCACTGTGTTCAATGTTTCCATTTCGCCACTTCAAGTCCAGAAGCCAAGTCGGCCTCTTTTGTCACATCCCATTAACCTTTCAGAGATTTTTCCGAATATATCTCAACTGTTTGTTGGATTCTCAGCAGCAACAGGGAACGCGGTGAGCGCTCACTATATCCTTTGGTGGAGTTTCAGTACAAACAGAGAATCACTGCCGCGACTTGATATCTCAAGACTTCTTGATATA AGAACTTCTTGAAGTTCTTATTCTACAGCTCCACATAAGAGTCTACCGCCGTGGATTGTTGTCCTGGTTGTGTGTCTGGGTATTGTGGTGTTGGCTGTTCTTGCAAGAGTTTATTTCCACCGGAGGAAGAAGTATTCAGAAGTGTCTGAAACATGGGAGAAGGAGTTTGATGCACATAGGTTCTCTTACAAGTCCCTGTACAAAGCAACAAAGGGTTTCCGCAAGGATGAGTTCCTAGGAAGAGGTGGTTTTGGTGAAGTCTATAGAGGAGATCTTCCGCAAGGCAGAGAAATAGCAGTGAAGAGAGTGTCCCATAATGGTGATGAAGGTTTGAAGCAATTTCTGGCTGAAGTTGTGAGCATGAGATATCTGAAACACAGGAATCTTGTTCCACTTTTCGGGTATTGTAGGAGAAAGCACGAACTTCTTCTTGTCTCGGAGTACATGCCCAATCGGAGCCTTGACGAGCATTTGTTTGATGAGACGAAATCAGTTCTTTCTTGGTCACAAAGACTTGTGGTTGTTAAAGGAATAGCGTCTGCTCTGTGGTACCTGCATACAGGTGCTGACCGCGTTGT CCGCGATGTTAAAGCTTCCAACGTTATGTTAGACGCCGAGTTCAATGGTAGGTTGGGGGATTTTGGAATGGCCAGGTTTCATGAACATGGAGGCAATGCAGCCACAACAGCAGCTGTGGGAACAGTAGGCTACATGGCACCTGAGCTAGTGACAACGGGAGCTTCTACCGGAACTGATGTTTATGCTTTTGGTGTTTTCATGCTTGAAGTAGCATGTGGTAGAAGACCCGTTGAACCGCAGTTGCAAGTTGAGAGACGTCATATGATCAAATGGGTTTGTGAGTGCTGGAAAAAGGACGCTTTGCTTGATGCCACTGACCCGAGACTGGGAGGTGAATTCATAGCCGAAGAAGTCGAGATGGTTATGAAACTCGGTTTGCTATGTTCAAATATTGTGCCAGAGTCCAGGCCTACGATGGAACAAGTGGTCTTATACCTAAACAACAATCTGCCAATGCCAGATTTCTCACCATATACTTTGGGGATAGGCACATTTGCTCCGTTTATGGTTGATGCAGCTTCATGGAGTTGGTCAGGTCCCTcgatgtcttcttcttcttccaatcACTCACCTTACCCTTGTCAGCCAGCAGATCAGCCATGGTCAGAGACTAAGAACTCTCTTCACGTAGTTGCAGAGCCAGAGAAGCCTAAGACTTGA